The Mycolicibacterium aurum genome segment GCGCACCCCGCAGCGTCAGGAGGTTGTGCAGGTTGTGGGTCGCGTTCTCGGCCATGCACAACGCCCGGAAGCGAGGGAAGTAGAAATGCATCTCCGCCGGCGCCTCGGTGCCCGGCGCCATCTGGAACTCGATCTCCACTCCGTCGATCGTGTGTGTCTCGCCCGTCTCTCGGATGTCGATGGTCGGCACGATGATCGCGACCTCGCCGGTGGACGGGGTCTGGCCCAGCCCGCAGCCCACCTGACCCTGCGGTCCGCGCTCCAGCGTCGTGCCGTACATGTAGGCGGCGCGCCGGGTCATCGCCGTCCCGGCGTAGACGTTCTCCTGCACAGCGTGCGCAGTGAACCCCTCCGGTGCCAGCACCGCGACCTTGCCCGCGTCGACGTCGGCCTGCGACGTCACGCCCAGCACACCCCCGAAGTGGTCGACGTGGCTGTGGGTATAAATAACCGCGCTCACCGTCCTGTCTCCCCGATGCTCGCGGTAGAGCGCGAGGGCGGCGGCGGCCACCTCGGTGGACACCAGCGGATCGATGACGATGACACCGGTGTCACCCTCGACAAAGGTGATGTTCGACAGGTCGAATCCGCGCACCTGGTAGATGCCCTCGACCACCTCGTACAACCCCTGCTTGGCAGCCAGCGTCGACTGCCGCCACAGGCTGGGGTGAACCGAAGTCGGCGCATCGCCGGTGAGGAACGCGTAGACGTCGTTGTCCCAGACCACCCGCCCGTCCGCAGCCTTGATGACGCACGGCTGCTGCGCGGCGATGAATCCGCGGTCGGCGTCGGCGAAATCCCGGGTGTCGGAGAACGGGAGGGTGGTCAGATGCGCGCGGTGAGCAGCTTCGATGGTTTCCGTGGGCGTCTTGCTGTCCATGTCTGCAGAGATTGCCACGAAGCGGCACTCCGCGGTGCTTGACTGACGTAATGGATACCCGCCGAGTCGTCACCGGACACGATGAGTCCGGCAAGTCCGTTTTCGTCAGCGACGAGGTTGTCGCGCCCCGCAAGCCGGTGCTGCTGCCCGGTTCCGAGTTCACCATGCTGTGGGGCGGCGACGAGACACCGCACTTTCCCGACGACGGGTCGATGCCCAACTGGCACACCTACTTTCCGCCGGTCGGTGGTTTCCGTTTCTCGATGTTCACGTTGCCGCCCGGCACCGCAACGGCCAGGACGGACGACCTCAGCACAGAACAGGCGATCGCCGACGGCGAGGAGAAGCTGCCCGGCCTGCTCGGCTATATGGAGCTCGACGACCCCGGCATGCACACCACCGACACCATCGATTTCGAGGTGGTGCTGGAGGGCACCGTGATCCTCGAGCTCGACGACGGTGCGGAGGTGACGCTGCGCCCGGGTGACACCGTCGTGCAGAACGGCACCCGGCACCGCTGGCGCAACCCGGGTGACGTTCCGGCCCGGCTCGCACTGTTCGTGTGCGGCGCCGAGCACGACAAGGTCACTCGCCCCGGCTGAGCCACTGCTGTGCGCGGCGCTTCGACGCGCGCGACCGCCGGGCGTACACGTGCCCACCCCAGACCCTCGCGGCGGGGCGAAATTGGCGCACGGACCCCCTCCGGACGGCCCATAGGCTGCTTGCCGTGGACGGTTCGGTCGAGGTCGTGGTGTCGGAATTGCACGCGGGAGCCGAGCGGCTGCGCGACGCCGGACAGCGGCTGCAGGACGGGCTGTCCAGCGTGGACCTGGAGACTCGGCAGCTGCTCGGTTCGGGTTGGAAAGGTGACGCGGCGTCGGCGTACCTGCCCGCGTGGGACCAGTGGCACACCGGAGCCGGCCAGGTCGTGCGAGGCCTGCAGACCATGGCGGACCTGCTGAACCTCGCGGGCAAGGAGTACGCCAAGACCGACCAGCAGTCCGGCGACGCGCTCAACGCGACGATGCAGACCGGCGGCGGTGGCGGGAACCCGGGTTTGGCGGCGTCGCCGGCGGTTTCGGCCTCGGGTGGTGCGGCTACGCCGACCCCCGAGTCGCTCACGGGGTTGGCCCAGATGATGGACCTCGAACGGCTGGGATCGGTCGCGGAGTCCGCGCAATCGGCTCCGCAGCAGCTGGGCGGCGTCCTGCAGCAAGGCGCCCAGCTGGCCGGTGGATTCGTCGAGCAGGCGTCGTCGATGGTCGAGGGGGCCGCAGCCGGCGGGGACACTCATGGCGGGGTGGTGCCGAACCCCGAACCGCAGTCCGAAGTCGATCGCGATGCGAAGCACAAGGATGAGCCATGAGCGGCCTGGTGGTCGACTTCGATGCGCTGCGCGCCGCGATCACGCACATGGAGGAGTTCGGTCGCGAGGTCACCGAATGCCTCGACGACATCTCGTACGCGATGACGACGCTGCGTGGCTCGTGGGAGGGCGCCGCGTCGGATGCGCAGACGCAGGCCCAGAAGCAGTGGGAGACCGGCGCCGAGCAGATGAAGGAAGCGCTCACCGCCCTGCAGAAGGTCGCCGACACCGCGCACAAGAACTACACCGACGCCGTCGCCAAGAACGGTCAGATGTGGCAGGCATGACCATCGGGGGATCACACAGTGCGGATCGAGGTTGACCCGGAGGCGCTGATCGCCGCGGGTCAGCAGACCGGTGCAATCGGCGCACAGTTGGCTCGGCTGTCGGATGCGCTGGGCGCGGCGCTCGGCGGCGGCATCTCCTCCGGCATGGATCCGGCGGGGATGAACTTCGGCCTGAAGTACGGCCGCCAGGCCGGCGAGTTCACCTCAGCGGTCGCCGACGCGGCCAACGCCTTCGCGTCGGTGGGAATGCTGTTGCAGGCCACCGGCTACAACTACCGCAACGCCGATGCCGCCGCGACGATCGGCGGTCCGGGCCCCTCGGGCGGCCTCGGTGCCGAGCCCGGCAAAACCTTGCCCGCGCACGTGCCCGCCGGCCCCAACGGCGTCACCGTCCCGCCGCCGGACAAGTGGTATCTCATCCAACCGTTCCTGCAGGTGCTGCCGGGGATCGGCTTCTTCTCCGGGGCTGCGATGACCTGGCCGTCGGGCAACGCCGCGATCATGGGCGTGACCGCGGCGCAGTGGCGCAACTTTGCCACCGGGTTCGCGCTGATCGAGCCGCAGATGAGCGGGATCAACAGCGTCGTCGGCGCCCAGCAGATCCCCGAGGGCGCGGCGATGACGACCGCGCTGGAAAGCCTGGGCACCGCGATCTCGTCGCTGGCCGAGGTGTCCAACTCTGTCGCACAGTCGATTACGGACTTCGCCTCGGGCGTGCAGGCGACCCAGGACGCGATCCGGCGGATACTCGACCGGCTGTCGATCGACGGCCTGTGGGACACCGTCAAGGGAGTCTTCACCGGTGAGGCCGACGACATCCTGCGCGAAGTCGCCCACGACGTCAGCGCGGTGCTGGACAACTTCCAGCAGCAGGTCAAGGGCATCGTCGGCTTGCTCGACGAACTCACCGGCGTGATCGCAGACGCGGCGACCGCCTTCCAGAAGTGGATCCGCCCGATCCTGGTGCAGAACTTCGGCGAGGGTGTGGGCAACCGACTTGCCGACGCGGTGACGTTGTACACCGACATTCAGGTGGGCGCGGTGACCGGGTTGATCGGCACCGTGTCCGGGGTCGTGGCGATGGCCGACCCCGATACCTGGAAGGGCATGGCCGAGATGGCACTGTCGGTGGCCAAGGACCCGTCGACGCTGCCCGGGGTGCTGGCCACCATGGGCAAGGAGTTCGTCGCCTGGGACAAATGGTCCGGCGATCAACCCGGCCGAGCCGCGGGCGAGGCGGCGTTCAACATCGGCTCGCTGTTCGTGCCCGGCGGTGCGCTGTCGAAGACGGGCAGCGTCGCCAAGGGCTTGAACCTCAGCAGGCACGTGCTCGACGAGGGACGGCTGCCCAAGCTCGGCGAGCTGGGTAGCTGGACCCGCGGGGCGCCCAATGCCATTGAGCCACCGCATGTTCCGGAGTTCCATCCCGGCGGCGGTGTGCCGCCCCTGCGGCCCGAGGGAATTCCCGGCGGCGCAGGCCCCGGTGCACCGGGGACGGGTGCGGCACCGAGCGGGTCGGCGCCGTCCGGTGGCTCACCGTCGGGCAACGGGCCGTCGGGCAACGGCCCGTCGGGAGGGGGCCCGCGTCCTGGTGAGCCGTCAGCGCCGGCCGCTCGGCCGTCAGGTGCCGGCGCGGAGGGCGATGCCGGGCCACGCGCGCCGCTCGACGCGGGACGAGGCGCCTCGCCGGGTCCGGCGGCGACGCCGGCGCACGGGCCCGCAGATCCGCCAGTCACACCTGGCGGCAGTGCGCCGGGAGAGGACGATCATTCGCAGTACTCGTCCATGTCGGGAGTCAGCGAACAAGATGCGTCACGCTCAGCCGGTGATTCCCCCTCATCGGACGACAATCCGTCGCTGTTGGAGCAGGGGCCTTCACAACACTCGAACGACACCGATAGCTCCGCAACGCGTGGCCCAAATGACCACCAACACATCAATGGGGACTCGGAGAGCGACACTGATCAGTACCACCCCGCAACGCATCCAGAGAACCATCCGGGTGCTCCGGACCATTACCACCCTGATGGAACATCGGTCGCCACTGACCACCTGGCACATCCACAGGCCGATCTGTTAGACGCGGGGTTGATCGACGACGCGGCGAACAGTCCGACTCGCATCAGCGACGCATTGTCCCCCGGCCTACCAAGCTCAGACCCAGAGGTGCAACGGTTGATACCCGACTCGTACGACCCCCACGGCGGCCAGTCCGCTGAGGATTGGAATCGCGAATACTGGCCTACCGGGGAAACCGATATGCACGGGAATCCTGTGCTTGTCTGGCCGGACCCCCAAGATCATCCCCAGGGATTCCTCACTCCCGAGTCGCGTGAAGCAGTCGTCCTCGAACCGGGCGATACGTTCGACCGATTCGGCCCAGGCTTCGGAAGGTTCGGCTCCCCGGTCGACACCGACTTCGCACGCCGCGGCCTACCACCGCTGAGCCTCGACGCCGGTTACCACCGCTACGAGGTAGTCCGGCCAATACCTATCTGGCAAGGCCCCATTGCGCCGGCGATGGCCCAGTCAGGAGGAGGCATTCAGTACTATTTTCCGCATGCGATCGTTGACTTGCTCAACGCCGGCTATCTGAGGGAGATCCACTTTGAACGTGAATGAGCTCGGGCGAACTCTAGAAAAGATCGGCATATCAAAGCAGGTTCTAGCGCTAGGTGGCAGGGCCGAATATTCGTGGTGCGTCGAACCCAGTCCCGATGGAATGTGGGAAGTGTATTGGTACGAACGCGGAAACAAGGAGGGCTTGGTTCGATTGGCGACTGAATCCGACGCTTGCTTCCAACTGTTGGGGCGACTTGCATACAGCCAGCTGTTGGCAGGAGCCATCGTCACCGCAGCCAGAGATTGAAACTCGAATCAACAACAATGATCCAAAATTCTTGCAGCGCACTGCAGTTCCGTCCGCTACGCGCACTAGCTGGACTGACCTGAGAGGTTTGGTACCGCCAGTCGACACGCGGCCCTTCGCTATGGCGGCATGTACTACGACACCGGAGAAGCGGCATGGGGCATTGCGGCCCGGGTTGTATGAAAGCCGAGAAGGGCAACTCGGCCGGGAGGTAAACGAGCGGTTTCTCATTCGACACATGGAAACCCGAGTTTCGCGCATCGAGTACGTCCTGCCGCCGGGATTTCATAGTGGCGAGCAACTCGCAACCGTTCGGCGACTCTCGTTCTCCGTCATGGAGATCAATTCTCTGAAGGAAAATGCGTGGGCGTTCGGCTACGTGCAGCGTGACAATACGTGGATACGTGTGCATACGGAGGGCGATGAAGGCTGAAGAACTGGCGGACTTTCTCGGTTCAGACATGTTTGCCCGAGGTCTTGAACTCGACGAAATCCGAGACCCCTGGTCTCACGGCGATCGACCTGCGTGGGCCATTATCTATCGTCGGCAGGATTGCAAAGTCCAAGTGTGTTGGTCAGCACGAGACGGCGGAATCGACTTCATGCTGGCACCGCCGGACGCGGCTAACACCTTCGGTCTGTCGGACCGCACCGGCACGTGGCAGTTCATGCATCTCCTCTCCCGAGCGAGGGACAACCTGGTCACTCCTGCTGCGAGTGCAAACGACAACGAGTTGATGGCTTGGCTGCGTGAGCTCTTCCGTATTCATTTCGCATCGGCAAGCGAGGCGGTGAATTCGATCCGCCCGCACGAGAGTGAATAACAAAAATGGTGATGGCTTTTGCACGCTGACCGATCATGCACATCACGTCATCGCAGTCGCCAGAGTCGGCTCAACCGGCGTACCCGAACTCGTGACACTCTCACCTCGTGTCAGCTTCGGTGGCCGACATCATCGCGTCCTACGAGGACCCCAAGGGTCGTCCCTTGTTCGCGGTGTGACGTCAGCTACGAGCCCGTCACAAACCCCAGCACCGTCAAGCCGAACACCCCGAACAACAGCAGCGTCCCTGCGACGTCCGACACCGGGTTCGCGCCCACCGCCGCCGTCACCACGCCCAGCAATACTGCCAGCGCCACGAACGCCAGTCGCAGACCCAGCAGAAAGCGTTGCCGCACAACAGTGCTGAGCACCGCGCCGGGCACGGACCGCACCGCCCACACCAGCGGCACCACCAGCGCCAACCCCAGCACACCGGCGGCGATCCTCGGCAGCACCGTCGGCATTCCATCGTCGTGCGCGGCCATCACCACGATCAACGCCACCGCCAGGAACACCACCGACGCCGTCGCCATCCGCAGCACCCGTACCAGCGCCAGCCCGACATTGTCAATCACCAACGGGCGCAACGCCGGATTCGCGCGATCGGCCGTCAGTAACCCCCGCACCGCCTGGGTGAGCGTCCCCCACCTCAGGCGGCTCACCGCGAGATTGTGGTGTGCTACTGCGTGATCGGGCGCAACTCGCAGCGCCTCAAGATACTGCTGTTCAGCGGCTTTCGCACCCCATACCGTGCGGACGATGTCACCGCGCAAGACCAGAGCGTCCGGGTTGGTGGGCTCCAGCCGCAGCGCGTCGTCGACGGCCGCCAACGCCTGCTGATCCTGCCGCGACTCGTGCAGCAGGCTGGCATACGTGTACAGCGCGAGCGGCGACCGCGGGTGCTCGCTGACCAGACGCCACGCCATCGACAGTGCGTCAGCGAGACGCCCCTGCCCGTGCAACGCGAGCGCATACAGCCGCATCGCATGCTCATGGGACGGCTCGACGGTCAACACGGACCATGCCGCCGACGCCGCCGCCCCGTAGTCTTTGGCGCCGAGGCTCGCCTGGGCGGAGGCCGTCATCGTCGTAACGTCGGACATCACCGGAGAATTTTATCGGCGCGCGCAGGGGGTGCCTCGCACCTCTTGTCGGGCCGCACCCCCGGCGCGGCCCGCACCCGGCACGTGAACGTCACTCGTTCGGCATCATCTGCGCTACCGACGCAGGCTAGGTCCTGTGTTCGGCGAGCCACCGATCGGCCCGCCGTGTGGAGGCGCGTGACAGCCAGGCGTCCTGGATGAGCTCGCGCAGTTCGATGACACCGATTTCCCCAAGTCGACTGGCGCGCACCAGAACCGACGGATGGCCGGTGAAGTGGTCGGTGGTGAAAAACGGCGAGTTCGGATCCTGGGTGAGTGCGCGTTTGTCGTCCTCGGAGTCCACCCAGATGACGATGACGTCGGCGTACCGCTCTCCGGTGTCGGGGTCGAACGCATCGGGACGCGGCGTGCGGAAGAACACGAAAGATTTGTTGCCCACCTGGTAGATCGAATTGCCCGCCTTGGGGCCCACCAGTCGCGTCACGTGCGGCATCGACGAGGCGATCGTGTGGACGTCGTCGACGGTGGCGGGACGGTCACGCATCACGCCGCCCGAGCTTGTGCAGTTCGACGTCGACGAGAACGCCGTCGTCCGCCGTCGCGGTCATGTAGGTGCAGTGCGGCTGGCGGCGACGGTCGGTCGGTGATCCCGGATTCAGCAGCCGCAGGCCACTTTTCGACGTCGCATCCCACGGGATGTGACTGTGGCCGAACACCAGTACATCGGTGTCGGGGTAGAGCTTCGCCATCCGCTCGTCGCGGCCGGCCGCGCCGCCCGTCTCGTGCACGACGGTGAAGCGCAGCCCGCCCAATACGACGTCGGCCCGTTCGGGCAGTCGCGCGCGCAGTTCGGGGCCGTCGTTGTTGCCCCAGCAGGCAACCAGTCGCTTCGACCGTTCCTCGAGTGCGTCGAGCAGGTCCGGTTCGACCCAGTCGCCGGCGTGGATCACGACGTCCGCACCGTCCACCTCCTCCCACACCTGTGCGGGAAGGTCTTTGGCCCGCTTCGGCACGTGCGTATCGGCGATCAGCAGTAGGCGCACGTTTCGAATTCCGGTCATAGCTCCGGCTTACCCGGTGAGACCGGCGTCCACCCCGGCGGCGGATCTTCGCCCACGCGGCCGTCGACGGCCTCCCGGAGCAGGTCAGCGTGGCCGGTGTGCCTGCCGTACTCCTCGATCAGATCGCACAGCAGCCGGCGCAGGCTGGCGTGGTTGCCCTCCTCGTCGTGAACGGCGGCAAGCTGATCGAGCCCGCCGCGCTCCAGCGCCGCCGAGACGCGCGCACGGGATCGTGCGACGGCGTCATACCAGTAGGCGTAAAGCTGGTCGGGGCTGTCTGCTGCGGCCGAGGTGAACTCCCAGTCGTCGGTACCGTCGTGCAGCGTCACCCACGGCTCGCCGACGGGCTCACCGGCGAGCTTGTCCGTGAACATGACGTCCTCAGCGAAGGCCAGGTGCTTGAGCAGCCCGCCGAGGGTGAGCGCCGACGGTCCGATCCGGATGGACAGGCCCGCGGCATCGAGGGCATCGGCCTTCCACAGAAACGTGGTCCGCAGGCGGTCGAGCGCCCCGAGGAGGTGCTCGGCTTCGGTGCCCGCCAGAGGCGGTTCCCAGGGGGTGAGGTTGCCGGCCATGCGGTCGAACATAACCGCACCCAGCACGTCAGCTGCGCACGTTCTCCGAGTCGAGTCGCGTCACGTCCCCGTCCTCGGGACCGTGGGCACGCCCCACGTGCGCCTCGGCCCGTATCCGGTCGACCATGTGCGGGTAGTGCAGCTCGAACG includes the following:
- a CDS encoding cupin domain-containing protein; the encoded protein is MDTRRVVTGHDESGKSVFVSDEVVAPRKPVLLPGSEFTMLWGGDETPHFPDDGSMPNWHTYFPPVGGFRFSMFTLPPGTATARTDDLSTEQAIADGEEKLPGLLGYMELDDPGMHTTDTIDFEVVLEGTVILELDDGAEVTLRPGDTVVQNGTRHRWRNPGDVPARLALFVCGAEHDKVTRPG
- a CDS encoding WXG100 family type VII secretion target, translated to MDGSVEVVVSELHAGAERLRDAGQRLQDGLSSVDLETRQLLGSGWKGDAASAYLPAWDQWHTGAGQVVRGLQTMADLLNLAGKEYAKTDQQSGDALNATMQTGGGGGNPGLAASPAVSASGGAATPTPESLTGLAQMMDLERLGSVAESAQSAPQQLGGVLQQGAQLAGGFVEQASSMVEGAAAGGDTHGGVVPNPEPQSEVDRDAKHKDEP
- a CDS encoding WXG100 family type VII secretion target — its product is MSGLVVDFDALRAAITHMEEFGREVTECLDDISYAMTTLRGSWEGAASDAQTQAQKQWETGAEQMKEALTALQKVADTAHKNYTDAVAKNGQMWQA
- a CDS encoding glycohydrolase toxin TNT-related protein (This protein contains a domain related to Tuberculosis Necrotizing Toxin, which is the C-terminal effector domain of outer membrane channel protein CpnT, and which has a lethal NAD+-glycohydrolase activity.) → MRIEVDPEALIAAGQQTGAIGAQLARLSDALGAALGGGISSGMDPAGMNFGLKYGRQAGEFTSAVADAANAFASVGMLLQATGYNYRNADAAATIGGPGPSGGLGAEPGKTLPAHVPAGPNGVTVPPPDKWYLIQPFLQVLPGIGFFSGAAMTWPSGNAAIMGVTAAQWRNFATGFALIEPQMSGINSVVGAQQIPEGAAMTTALESLGTAISSLAEVSNSVAQSITDFASGVQATQDAIRRILDRLSIDGLWDTVKGVFTGEADDILREVAHDVSAVLDNFQQQVKGIVGLLDELTGVIADAATAFQKWIRPILVQNFGEGVGNRLADAVTLYTDIQVGAVTGLIGTVSGVVAMADPDTWKGMAEMALSVAKDPSTLPGVLATMGKEFVAWDKWSGDQPGRAAGEAAFNIGSLFVPGGALSKTGSVAKGLNLSRHVLDEGRLPKLGELGSWTRGAPNAIEPPHVPEFHPGGGVPPLRPEGIPGGAGPGAPGTGAAPSGSAPSGGSPSGNGPSGNGPSGGGPRPGEPSAPAARPSGAGAEGDAGPRAPLDAGRGASPGPAATPAHGPADPPVTPGGSAPGEDDHSQYSSMSGVSEQDASRSAGDSPSSDDNPSLLEQGPSQHSNDTDSSATRGPNDHQHINGDSESDTDQYHPATHPENHPGAPDHYHPDGTSVATDHLAHPQADLLDAGLIDDAANSPTRISDALSPGLPSSDPEVQRLIPDSYDPHGGQSAEDWNREYWPTGETDMHGNPVLVWPDPQDHPQGFLTPESREAVVLEPGDTFDRFGPGFGRFGSPVDTDFARRGLPPLSLDAGYHRYEVVRPIPIWQGPIAPAMAQSGGGIQYYFPHAIVDLLNAGYLREIHFERE
- a CDS encoding tetratricopeptide repeat protein; the protein is MMSDVTTMTASAQASLGAKDYGAAASAAWSVLTVEPSHEHAMRLYALALHGQGRLADALSMAWRLVSEHPRSPLALYTYASLLHESRQDQQALAAVDDALRLEPTNPDALVLRGDIVRTVWGAKAAEQQYLEALRVAPDHAVAHHNLAVSRLRWGTLTQAVRGLLTADRANPALRPLVIDNVGLALVRVLRMATASVVFLAVALIVVMAAHDDGMPTVLPRIAAGVLGLALVVPLVWAVRSVPGAVLSTVVRQRFLLGLRLAFVALAVLLGVVTAAVGANPVSDVAGTLLLFGVFGLTVLGFVTGS
- a CDS encoding MmcQ/YjbR family DNA-binding protein — protein: MRDRPATVDDVHTIASSMPHVTRLVGPKAGNSIYQVGNKSFVFFRTPRPDAFDPDTGERYADVIVIWVDSEDDKRALTQDPNSPFFTTDHFTGHPSVLVRASRLGEIGVIELRELIQDAWLSRASTRRADRWLAEHRT
- a CDS encoding metallophosphoesterase family protein, which gives rise to MRLLLIADTHVPKRAKDLPAQVWEEVDGADVVIHAGDWVEPDLLDALEERSKRLVACWGNNDGPELRARLPERADVVLGGLRFTVVHETGGAAGRDERMAKLYPDTDVLVFGHSHIPWDATSKSGLRLLNPGSPTDRRRQPHCTYMTATADDGVLVDVELHKLGRRDA
- a CDS encoding mycothiol transferase, yielding MAGNLTPWEPPLAGTEAEHLLGALDRLRTTFLWKADALDAAGLSIRIGPSALTLGGLLKHLAFAEDVMFTDKLAGEPVGEPWVTLHDGTDDWEFTSAAADSPDQLYAYWYDAVARSRARVSAALERGGLDQLAAVHDEEGNHASLRRLLCDLIEEYGRHTGHADLLREAVDGRVGEDPPPGWTPVSPGKPEL